DNA from Artemia franciscana chromosome 8, ASM3288406v1, whole genome shotgun sequence:
TGCTATCAAAGGGGAGTTGTCTTAAGCGTTTCATTGCACTTTGGGAATCTATTGTTTCCTATCTTGCTGACCCACAACATGGAGCAAAACTGCATGCAAGAAATGTGATGTTTTTTgcttatcagatatatttgaaaaatttaactcACGTAATAAATAGCTCCAAGGAAACGATTCTGATCTGATATCTATTAAAATTGCTACTTTACTAAGGAAACTAAAgctgtataaaaataatatcaggCATCGTGCATTTGAACAGTTTCCTTGTTTGGCCTGTGTTAGCAGTGATTTGCAAGATAAAGATTTTGcattatatggtgaatatttggaaaatatacatgaaGATATGCAAACTCGGTTTAGCGACCTACTCGGGATGGATATAccgatttgggtttcaattcctttcgaagTTAATGTTGCCGAAATAAACATATCTTTGCAAGAGTCCCACATCGaattacaaagtgatgaaataatgcgtgcaaaattcaaagatcgAAAGTACAATATACGGAAAACAAATGAGGTTGCTGCAAAGTACCCTTTCCACTGGGATAAAGCGCAGTTCTACGTTATTGTTTTTCCTacatcttatcttgttgaagcgggATTTTGTCGCGTTtctcaaatgttatcaaaaactcgcaatagacttgacattgtgaaaagggaTGATCTTTGACTATCATTATCATCcatagaaccaaatataaagaaactcaTCGAGAAGCATCAACCACAGGGATCTCATTTAATAAACATGactttaccttttattttaatcaCAGACTTATTTTCAACTCCTTTATTTTATCcagtttatataaataatgtAGGAGTGAATTAAACTGCCTAGGGAGCTTTATTCTCCATGAGCTTGAGTTGATTGCCCATGGAAGAAAcattgtaatattgtagttattatcacaataatagtaataataataacaattattatcattatagtagaatattttatttgtattaaattagttttcatttaaaataaagattaattgtatattatttctttgataattaaaaccttaagatttatattagtgaagaatagaaaattgttcttatgtTCAATAGCTATGAAGGGATCCatcaagataaaaagaagggaaaaggggTCCATGGGTAAAAAAGGTTAAGAACCACTGGTCTAAACAGAACTTTTGATGCTTCATGTATCCCTTCCTCTTCTTCTTATGGAGATAATTGCTGAGCCTTCCTATTTAATGCTCATTTAATGTACTAGTACTGAGCATCAACggataaattattaaatgaatcAAGTCATTCACatgaagtttttaaattattccttATGTTTCTTACGAATAACGTGTTTGTGTAGATGTGGAATATACCACACTACAATTCTATGTCCtcatcaaggccgtatccaggagagGATTTTAACGGTTTTAACCCCCAAccctcctgaaattttttttccgacttataaaacgtaacaaaaatgcatgtaaGTATATTTTTGAcgggttttcaataaaaatttgtaatatcCTTCCCCAGGACAAAAATTCTGGTTACGCCTTT
Protein-coding regions in this window:
- the LOC136030684 gene encoding SCAN domain-containing protein 3-like, whose translation is MDMTLHFGKLRRTLAWGQKGWFLLVLEPEPIVGEVKWSFIAEMLQGNDSDLISIKIATLLRKLKLYKNNIRHRAFEQFPCLACVSSDLQDKDFALYGEYLENIHEDMQTRFSDLLGMDIPIWVSIPFEVNVAEINISLQESHIELQSDEIMRAKFKDRKYNIRKTNEVAAKYPFHWDKAQFYVIVFPTSYLVEAGFCRVSQMLSKTRNRLDIVKRDDL